In one window of Microbacterium dextranolyticum DNA:
- a CDS encoding PadR family transcriptional regulator codes for MSQVDSSQVLLGLLGTQPSHGYDLKQGYDRWFGREKPLAFGQVYATLARLLKHGLIDLLGDESGAGPDRKRYAITPTGRDRVAQWLFAPEAPSGMLQSNLFAKTVIALLLGDNAERLLDVQRTEHLARMRELTRRKRGADLATVLLCDHALFHIEADLRWIDLTAARLTELREQVIA; via the coding sequence ATGAGTCAAGTGGATAGCTCGCAAGTGCTCCTAGGGTTGCTCGGTACTCAACCCAGCCATGGGTACGACCTCAAGCAGGGGTATGACCGTTGGTTCGGACGGGAGAAGCCGCTGGCATTCGGGCAGGTCTATGCGACGCTCGCGCGACTGCTGAAGCATGGCCTGATTGACTTGCTCGGAGACGAGTCGGGGGCGGGGCCGGACCGGAAGCGCTACGCGATCACTCCAACGGGGCGTGATCGGGTAGCGCAATGGTTGTTCGCGCCAGAGGCACCTTCAGGCATGTTGCAGAGCAACCTGTTCGCCAAGACGGTGATCGCGCTGCTGCTCGGCGACAACGCGGAGCGGCTGCTGGATGTGCAGCGCACCGAGCATCTGGCGCGGATGCGGGAGCTGACGCGGCGCAAGCGGGGCGCGGACCTCGCAACGGTGTTGCTGTGCGATCACGCGTTGTTCCATATCGAGGCGGACCTGCGATGGATCGACCTCACTGCCGCACGGCTGACTGAACTCCGTGAGCAGGTGATCGCGTGA
- a CDS encoding ABC transporter ATP-binding protein — translation MRAEASTVAPVHRPETGEIVLRAQGLHRSFGLTRALRGIDLEVAAGEILAVMGPSGSGKSTLLHVLAGVIRPDQGQVELDGRRIDDLGEAARARLRLTEFGFVFQFGQLLPDLSARDNVTIPLLLAGVRRGNALVRADETLAELGLADHARKLPAQLSGGQAQRVAVARALVTEPRVLFADEPTGSLDSLAAEKVLLSLTERARQRRTTVVIITHDPRTAAYADREVVVRDGRLSGATV, via the coding sequence GTGAGAGCCGAGGCGTCGACGGTCGCCCCGGTACATCGCCCGGAGACCGGCGAGATTGTGCTCCGAGCGCAGGGATTACATCGTTCGTTCGGGCTGACCCGCGCGCTACGAGGCATCGACCTGGAGGTGGCTGCCGGGGAGATTCTGGCGGTCATGGGGCCGTCCGGGTCCGGAAAATCAACACTGCTGCATGTGTTGGCCGGGGTGATCCGTCCGGACCAGGGGCAAGTAGAGCTGGACGGCCGACGCATCGACGATCTCGGTGAGGCCGCGAGGGCCCGGCTGCGGCTGACCGAGTTCGGCTTCGTGTTCCAGTTCGGCCAGCTGCTCCCGGACCTGTCGGCTCGCGACAACGTGACCATTCCGCTGCTGCTTGCAGGCGTGCGGCGCGGGAACGCACTCGTTCGTGCGGATGAGACACTGGCTGAGCTTGGGCTCGCCGACCATGCCCGCAAACTTCCGGCCCAGCTGTCCGGTGGACAGGCGCAACGGGTTGCGGTAGCGCGGGCGCTGGTCACCGAGCCTCGCGTGCTGTTCGCCGACGAGCCGACGGGATCGCTGGACTCGTTAGCGGCGGAGAAGGTACTGCTCTCCCTGACTGAGCGGGCACGTCAGCGTCGGACGACGGTGGTCATCATCACCCACGATCCCCGAACCGCCGCCTACGCGGATCGGGAGGTCGTCGTGCGCGACGGGCGACTGTCGGGCGCAACGGTATGA
- a CDS encoding DUF4349 domain-containing protein has protein sequence MTAHDLTLPELSDQRVDEMERALMARIEEERRRTLADALADAERGRARAARRGRLWMGAASVAAVVAIAAIVGPQVVGSGGSAVSTAEQPASFGSSVTRGTSGVSTAPESGVNEGLSADSAVAAIGTGAGARTTADGRDIAATASATVRVADARAAADAVTASATSVGGYVESLSLSGGADASDAVPGGAGRDGLVISGSFPPPSGAWISVRVPSEKLSTTIDALAGIGEVTASQVDRRDVTTEAVDLRARVASLEASVARLTELMGQSASTADLIAAESALSQRQAELESLRQQLASLDGQVDMSSLTVNLVEKTAATTAPDPAGFGDGLAAGWNGLIATLNGLVIGIGFLLPWLVVAGIVVLAVWGIRRIARRRRARRAASTDDAD, from the coding sequence ATGACCGCCCACGACCTCACTCTGCCCGAGCTGTCCGACCAGCGCGTCGACGAGATGGAGCGTGCCCTCATGGCGCGGATCGAGGAGGAGCGTCGCCGTACGCTGGCCGATGCCCTCGCCGACGCCGAACGCGGCCGCGCGCGTGCCGCCCGTCGCGGGCGCCTCTGGATGGGAGCGGCCTCGGTCGCCGCCGTCGTCGCGATCGCTGCCATCGTGGGGCCGCAGGTCGTCGGCTCGGGCGGGTCGGCGGTATCGACCGCCGAGCAACCCGCGTCGTTCGGCTCGAGCGTGACCCGCGGCACGTCGGGCGTATCCACCGCGCCGGAGAGCGGCGTGAATGAAGGCCTCTCCGCCGACTCTGCCGTCGCGGCCATCGGCACGGGGGCGGGCGCCCGCACCACCGCCGACGGACGCGACATCGCGGCGACGGCATCCGCGACCGTGCGCGTGGCGGATGCCCGAGCCGCCGCCGATGCCGTCACCGCGAGCGCGACGTCGGTCGGAGGCTACGTCGAGTCACTGAGCCTCAGCGGCGGGGCGGATGCCTCCGATGCGGTGCCCGGCGGCGCCGGCCGCGACGGCCTGGTGATCTCGGGTTCGTTCCCGCCGCCGTCGGGTGCGTGGATCAGCGTGCGCGTCCCCTCGGAGAAGCTCTCGACCACGATCGATGCCCTCGCCGGCATCGGCGAGGTCACCGCCTCGCAGGTGGATCGCCGCGATGTGACGACCGAGGCGGTCGATCTTCGCGCCCGCGTCGCGTCGCTCGAGGCATCCGTCGCGCGCCTCACCGAGCTCATGGGCCAGTCCGCATCGACGGCCGACCTGATCGCCGCGGAGAGCGCGCTCTCGCAGCGGCAGGCCGAACTCGAATCCCTGCGCCAGCAGCTCGCGTCGCTCGACGGCCAGGTCGACATGTCGAGCCTCACCGTGAACCTCGTCGAGAAGACCGCTGCCACCACGGCGCCCGACCCCGCCGGATTCGGCGACGGCCTGGCCGCAGGCTGGAACGGTCTGATCGCGACCCTCAACGGGCTCGTCATCGGGATCGGGTTCCTCCTCCCCTGGCTCGTCGTCGCCGGCATCGTGGTTCTGGCGGTGTGGGGCATCCGCCGCATCGCCCGGCGTCGCCGAGCCCGCCGGGCGGCGTCGACCGACGACGCCGACTGA
- a CDS encoding FtsX-like permease family protein — protein MSVLALSRLLLAQNRGDRLRLAGIAAGVAIGVLLTLLLWAGYTALAERSERSTWTDPDRQTGAVTHYDAEAGLADGEAAVARDVDYYRGQPITVLRITANPETTVQVPGVETVPAPGESFVSPALRTLIDSTPDDLLGDRYGTIVGTIGDTALAGPDSLVAVVGAEPAELHNLANVVTQLRGTAYATDNYQIVAIIGAIAVLVPVLVLLAVVTALGSAKRAERLATLRLIGATPRKLAVLSGGETAITSALGAAVGILAAWLLAPLAARVQVAGAQFFPDDLRAGPVATLVIALGIVVLAIGVAVIRAALTDVGPLGASRERREYPPRGWGLLPLGVGLAALTSVIAQVAPASLAGPLVLGGFVLTVLGLLIAGPLLTLWAARLAAPVVQRAVGVIAVGRIREHPRQTFRSVSGIVIAVFLASTFAGAATTVSNPDVAEGPEYLPASTLFIPLSITGPMDDPALLAQIDRLRHVKGVQAVVALGWSESEPSGLFLSAADAAALGHPVPTDGARISPEFATVPFAPTPTAMPTDLIATQLLVRTSDADATERVRTALPSIGIRTSYASSTRAEWIVGSAALTWAGEYAVLANLGILVATLISALSLAVSTIAGILDRRRVLGLLRLTGMPVRTLRGILTAEAALPLAGVLLAAAGLGWYAAWVIVSGLTEGRRHLDWPGPDYYLVLALSVALAALAILATFRTARTSTSVTATRFE, from the coding sequence ATGAGCGTTCTCGCCCTGTCGCGGCTGCTGCTCGCACAAAATCGCGGCGACCGTCTCCGGCTGGCGGGCATCGCCGCTGGTGTAGCGATTGGGGTGCTGCTGACCCTGCTGCTGTGGGCTGGCTATACCGCGCTGGCCGAGCGCAGCGAACGTTCGACCTGGACCGACCCGGATCGACAGACCGGTGCGGTCACGCACTACGACGCCGAGGCGGGTCTGGCCGATGGTGAGGCCGCTGTCGCCCGCGACGTTGACTACTATCGCGGACAGCCGATCACGGTGCTGCGCATCACTGCGAACCCGGAAACCACGGTGCAAGTGCCCGGAGTGGAGACCGTTCCCGCGCCTGGGGAATCGTTCGTTTCTCCGGCGTTGCGAACCCTGATCGACAGCACCCCAGATGATTTGCTCGGCGACCGGTACGGCACGATCGTCGGCACCATCGGTGACACCGCGCTCGCCGGGCCGGATTCCTTGGTCGCCGTCGTCGGAGCCGAACCCGCCGAACTGCATAACCTAGCGAACGTCGTCACTCAGCTCCGCGGCACCGCGTACGCCACGGACAACTACCAGATCGTTGCGATCATCGGGGCCATCGCCGTGCTCGTGCCCGTCCTCGTGCTTCTCGCCGTGGTCACCGCACTCGGCTCCGCCAAACGCGCCGAACGGCTCGCAACCCTCCGCCTCATCGGCGCAACCCCCCGCAAGCTCGCGGTACTCTCGGGGGGCGAAACCGCAATCACCAGCGCACTTGGTGCGGCGGTCGGCATCCTGGCCGCGTGGCTGCTGGCCCCGCTGGCTGCGCGGGTTCAGGTCGCCGGGGCGCAGTTCTTCCCCGACGACCTACGCGCAGGTCCAGTCGCGACCCTCGTGATCGCCCTCGGCATCGTCGTACTCGCGATCGGCGTTGCGGTAATCCGAGCAGCGCTCACGGACGTCGGTCCGCTTGGTGCCTCACGCGAACGGCGCGAGTATCCGCCACGCGGGTGGGGGCTTCTCCCGCTCGGAGTGGGACTCGCTGCGCTCACGAGTGTGATCGCTCAGGTCGCGCCCGCCTCGCTCGCGGGCCCACTCGTGCTCGGCGGCTTCGTCCTGACGGTGCTGGGGCTCCTCATCGCCGGCCCACTGCTGACCCTGTGGGCGGCACGCCTGGCCGCTCCCGTGGTGCAGCGGGCGGTCGGAGTGATCGCCGTGGGGCGTATCCGTGAGCATCCCCGGCAAACCTTCCGCTCTGTGAGCGGCATCGTAATCGCTGTCTTCCTCGCCTCCACCTTCGCAGGCGCCGCAACCACCGTGAGCAATCCCGACGTCGCAGAAGGCCCCGAGTATCTCCCAGCCTCGACCCTCTTCATCCCGCTCAGCATTACCGGTCCAATGGACGATCCGGCATTGCTCGCGCAGATCGATCGTCTCCGCCACGTCAAGGGAGTCCAAGCAGTTGTTGCACTCGGGTGGAGCGAATCTGAACCAAGCGGACTGTTCCTCTCAGCAGCGGATGCTGCCGCGCTCGGCCACCCCGTGCCCACCGACGGGGCCCGCATCAGCCCCGAATTCGCTACCGTGCCGTTCGCACCGACCCCGACCGCCATGCCCACCGACCTCATCGCTACACAGCTACTCGTGCGCACAAGCGATGCTGACGCGACCGAGCGGGTTCGAACCGCATTGCCATCCATCGGTATCCGCACCAGCTATGCGTCGTCGACGCGCGCCGAATGGATCGTCGGATCAGCCGCGCTTACCTGGGCAGGCGAGTACGCGGTGCTTGCAAACCTTGGCATCCTCGTCGCCACCCTTATCTCCGCGCTCTCGCTTGCCGTCTCCACCATCGCAGGGATCCTCGACCGTCGCCGTGTCCTCGGGCTACTTCGCCTGACAGGGATGCCCGTGCGGACACTGCGCGGCATCCTCACCGCCGAGGCCGCACTCCCGCTCGCCGGTGTACTCCTCGCCGCCGCAGGGCTCGGCTGGTACGCCGCGTGGGTCATCGTCTCAGGTCTCACTGAGGGGCGCCGACACCTCGACTGGCCCGGTCCTGATTACTATCTCGTCCTCGCGCTCAGTGTCGCCCTCGCGGCTCTCGCGATCCTTGCCACGTTCCGCACCGCCCGCACTAGCACGTCGGTCACCGCGACCAGGTTCGAGTGA
- the leuC gene encoding 3-isopropylmalate dehydratase large subunit: protein MSTSIPDRPRTLAEKVWDDHLVVKGENGEPDLIYIDLHLVHEVTSPQAFDGLRAEGRPVRRLDLTIATEDHNTPTLEIDKPIADLTSRTQIETLRRNAAEFGVRLHSLGDKEQGIVHVVGPQLGLTMPGITVVCGDSHTSTHGAFGSMAFGIGTSEVEHVMATQTLPLKPFKTMAITVEGELKPGVTAKDIILAIIAEIGANGGQGYVLEFRGSAIRSLSMEGRMTMCNMSIEAGARAGMIAPDETTFAYVQGRPHAPTGQDWDDAVAYWRTLPSDEGAVYDAEVFLDANELEPFVTWGTNPGQGVSLSASVPDPASFTDPNERAAAERALEYMDLEAGTPLKDVAVDAVFMGSCTNSRIEDLRAFASVIEGRTKADGVRVMVVPGSARVRLEAEAEGLDKVFTDFGAEWRFAGCSMCLGMNPDQLAPGERCASTSNRNFEGRQGKGGRTHLVSPLVAAATAVLGRLASPSDLAQKVEA from the coding sequence ATGAGCACATCCATTCCCGACCGTCCGCGCACTCTCGCCGAGAAGGTCTGGGACGACCACCTCGTCGTCAAAGGCGAGAACGGCGAGCCCGACCTGATCTACATCGACCTGCACCTGGTGCACGAGGTCACGAGCCCGCAGGCCTTCGACGGTCTGCGCGCCGAGGGTCGGCCCGTGCGCCGGCTCGACCTGACGATCGCCACCGAGGACCACAACACCCCGACGCTCGAGATCGACAAGCCGATCGCCGATCTGACGAGCCGCACGCAGATCGAGACGCTGCGCCGCAACGCCGCGGAGTTCGGCGTGCGCCTGCACTCGCTGGGTGATAAGGAGCAGGGCATCGTCCACGTCGTCGGCCCCCAGCTGGGGCTCACGATGCCGGGGATCACCGTCGTCTGCGGCGACTCGCACACCTCCACCCACGGCGCCTTCGGGTCGATGGCCTTCGGCATCGGCACGAGCGAGGTCGAGCACGTCATGGCGACCCAGACGCTGCCGCTCAAGCCCTTCAAGACCATGGCGATCACCGTCGAGGGCGAGCTGAAGCCCGGTGTCACGGCGAAGGACATCATCCTCGCGATCATCGCCGAGATCGGTGCCAACGGCGGTCAGGGCTACGTGCTCGAGTTCCGCGGCAGCGCGATCCGCTCCCTCTCGATGGAGGGCCGGATGACGATGTGCAACATGTCGATCGAGGCGGGTGCCCGCGCCGGCATGATCGCGCCCGACGAGACGACCTTCGCCTACGTGCAGGGGCGGCCCCATGCCCCGACCGGCCAGGACTGGGACGATGCCGTCGCCTATTGGCGCACGCTCCCGTCTGACGAGGGCGCGGTCTACGACGCCGAGGTCTTCCTCGACGCGAACGAGCTCGAGCCGTTCGTCACGTGGGGCACGAACCCCGGCCAGGGGGTGTCGCTGAGTGCGTCCGTGCCCGACCCGGCCTCGTTCACCGATCCGAATGAGCGCGCTGCCGCCGAGCGTGCGCTCGAGTACATGGACCTCGAAGCCGGCACGCCGCTGAAGGACGTCGCCGTCGACGCCGTGTTCATGGGGTCCTGCACCAACAGTCGCATCGAAGATCTGCGCGCGTTCGCGTCGGTGATCGAGGGGCGCACGAAGGCCGACGGCGTCCGCGTCATGGTCGTGCCGGGGTCCGCGCGCGTGCGACTCGAGGCCGAGGCCGAGGGCCTCGACAAGGTGTTCACGGACTTCGGCGCCGAGTGGCGTTTCGCCGGGTGCTCGATGTGCCTGGGCATGAACCCCGACCAGCTCGCTCCGGGGGAGCGCTGCGCCTCGACGAGCAATCGCAACTTCGAGGGACGTCAGGGCAAGGGCGGTCGCACCCACCTGGTGTCACCGCTCGTCGCGGCCGCGACCGCGGTGCTCGGCCGGTTGGCGAGTCCGAGCGACCTGGCGCAGAAGGTGGAGGCCTGA
- the leuD gene encoding 3-isopropylmalate dehydratase small subunit produces the protein MEKFTTHTGVAAPLQRSAVDTDQIIPAVYLKRVTKTGFDDALFANWRQDPEFVLNQPAYAGASILVAGPDFGTGSSREHAVWALRDYGFRVVLSPKFADIFRGNAGKQGLVTGVVSEEGIEALWAAITADPGAAMTVDLVERTARIGDLSLAFDIDDYTRWRLLEGLDDIGLTLRNEDKISQFEARREAWRPRTIPVR, from the coding sequence ATGGAGAAGTTCACGACGCACACCGGTGTGGCCGCGCCTCTGCAGCGCTCCGCCGTCGACACCGACCAGATCATCCCCGCCGTCTACCTCAAGCGGGTGACCAAGACCGGGTTCGACGACGCTCTCTTCGCGAACTGGCGGCAAGACCCCGAGTTCGTGCTGAACCAGCCGGCGTACGCGGGGGCATCCATCCTCGTCGCCGGTCCCGACTTCGGCACGGGTTCGAGCCGCGAGCACGCGGTGTGGGCGCTGCGCGACTACGGCTTCCGGGTCGTGCTGAGCCCGAAGTTCGCCGACATCTTCCGCGGCAACGCGGGCAAGCAGGGTCTCGTCACCGGTGTCGTCTCGGAAGAGGGCATCGAGGCGCTGTGGGCGGCGATCACCGCCGACCCGGGCGCCGCGATGACGGTCGACCTGGTGGAGCGCACGGCGCGCATCGGCGACCTCAGCCTCGCTTTCGACATCGACGATTACACTAGGTGGCGGCTCCTCGAAGGGCTCGACGACATCGGGCTCACCCTGCGCAACGAAGACAAGATCTCGCAGTTCGAGGCGCGCCGAGAGGCGTGGCGGCCGCGGACGATCCCCGTTCGCTAG
- a CDS encoding lysophospholipid acyltransferase family protein, which produces MTTAPRPARRRASAEKTRPSVFWPAAAIVVPLTGLLAKIEVSGVENLPLEGPYVLAPNHYSEFDPVIIAVATWRMGRAPRFMAKESLFRVPVLGALLRATGMVPVARASSAAAAKQTIAQAEALVEHGRGVIVYPEGTLTRDPELWPMRGKTGAVRLALEGGIPVIPMATWGVQGILPRYGKLSLWPLRKRVTVRVGPPVDLEAYRPASGAVVGGANLVAATDVVMGAVSGLLGELRGEQPPAERWNPASHGQSETGRLDSES; this is translated from the coding sequence ATGACGACCGCCCCGCGCCCTGCCCGTCGGCGCGCCTCCGCCGAGAAGACCCGGCCGAGCGTCTTCTGGCCGGCCGCGGCGATCGTGGTGCCCCTCACCGGCCTCCTCGCGAAGATCGAGGTCTCCGGCGTCGAGAACCTGCCGCTCGAGGGTCCGTACGTCCTCGCGCCGAACCACTACAGCGAGTTCGATCCGGTCATCATCGCCGTCGCGACGTGGCGCATGGGTCGGGCGCCGCGCTTCATGGCGAAAGAGAGCCTCTTCAGGGTTCCGGTGCTGGGGGCCCTCCTGCGGGCGACGGGCATGGTTCCGGTCGCGCGGGCTTCGTCCGCCGCGGCCGCGAAGCAGACCATCGCGCAGGCGGAGGCCCTCGTCGAACACGGCCGCGGTGTGATCGTCTACCCGGAGGGCACCCTCACCCGCGATCCCGAACTGTGGCCGATGCGCGGCAAGACCGGCGCCGTGCGCCTGGCCCTCGAAGGCGGCATCCCCGTCATCCCGATGGCCACCTGGGGCGTGCAGGGCATCCTGCCCCGGTACGGCAAGCTCAGCCTGTGGCCGTTGCGCAAGCGCGTGACGGTGCGGGTCGGCCCGCCGGTCGACCTCGAGGCCTATCGTCCCGCATCGGGAGCCGTCGTGGGCGGCGCGAACCTGGTCGCGGCGACCGACGTCGTCATGGGGGCGGTTTCGGGCCTGCTGGGCGAGCTGCGCGGCGAACAGCCGCCCGCAGAACGCTGGAATCCCGCCTCTCACGGCCAGAGCGAGACGGGGCGCCTTGACTCCGAGAGCTGA
- the murA gene encoding UDP-N-acetylglucosamine 1-carboxyvinyltransferase yields MNTLVNDASSANGDTDHDSAEHVDQVLTIRGGHPLVGRVEVKGAKNLATKAMVASLLGETESVLRDVPDISDVQVVRSLLEVHGVLVNDDEDGVLRLDPRGAVSAHMEEIDAHAGASRIPILFCGPLLHLLGQAFIPDLGGCRIGDRPIDFHLNALRAFGATVDKLPSGIRLSAPEGLHGANITLPYPSVGATEQVLLTAVRAKGTTELRNAAIEPEIMDLIAVLQKMGAIISYEPNRVIFIEGVDSLRGYDHRCIFDRNEAASWACAALATDGDIFVGGAKQPEMLTFLNVFRKAGGDFDIEEDGIRFRRGGDVKPVVVETDVHPGFMTDWQQPLIVALTQAHGTSTVHETVYENRLGFTEALNKMGADIVVHPEGIASPDRRVARRALEQAAVITGPTPLHGADVVVPDLRGGYSYVIAALAAEGESTVRNVEIIRRGYEKFFDKLTALGADFRVS; encoded by the coding sequence ATGAACACCCTCGTCAACGACGCATCGTCCGCGAACGGCGACACCGACCACGACAGTGCCGAGCACGTCGATCAGGTCCTGACGATCCGCGGCGGGCATCCCCTCGTGGGGCGCGTCGAGGTCAAGGGCGCGAAGAACCTCGCGACGAAGGCGATGGTGGCCTCACTCCTCGGCGAGACCGAGAGCGTGCTGCGCGACGTGCCCGACATCAGCGACGTGCAGGTCGTGCGCTCGCTGCTCGAGGTGCACGGGGTGCTCGTGAACGACGACGAGGACGGCGTGCTGCGCCTCGACCCGCGCGGGGCCGTCTCCGCGCACATGGAGGAGATCGACGCCCACGCCGGCGCATCGCGCATTCCGATCCTGTTCTGCGGACCGCTGCTGCACCTGCTCGGCCAGGCGTTCATCCCGGACCTCGGCGGATGCCGCATCGGCGACCGTCCGATCGACTTCCACCTCAACGCGCTGCGCGCGTTCGGCGCGACCGTCGACAAGCTGCCCAGCGGCATCCGTCTGTCCGCTCCGGAGGGTCTCCACGGCGCGAACATCACGCTGCCCTACCCGAGCGTCGGCGCGACCGAGCAGGTGCTGCTCACCGCCGTGCGGGCCAAGGGCACGACGGAGCTGCGGAATGCCGCGATCGAGCCGGAGATCATGGACCTGATCGCCGTCCTGCAGAAGATGGGCGCGATCATCTCCTACGAACCGAACCGCGTCATCTTCATCGAGGGTGTCGATTCGCTGCGCGGCTACGACCACCGGTGCATCTTCGACCGCAACGAAGCCGCCTCGTGGGCGTGCGCGGCGCTCGCGACCGACGGTGACATCTTCGTCGGCGGCGCCAAGCAGCCCGAGATGCTGACCTTCCTGAACGTGTTCCGCAAGGCCGGCGGTGATTTCGACATCGAGGAGGACGGCATCCGGTTCCGCCGCGGCGGCGACGTCAAGCCGGTCGTCGTCGAGACCGACGTGCACCCCGGCTTCATGACCGACTGGCAGCAGCCGCTCATCGTCGCCCTCACGCAGGCGCACGGCACCTCCACCGTCCACGAGACCGTGTACGAGAACCGGCTCGGGTTCACCGAGGCGCTCAACAAGATGGGCGCCGACATCGTCGTGCACCCCGAGGGCATCGCGAGCCCCGATCGGCGCGTCGCTCGGCGTGCGCTCGAGCAGGCCGCCGTCATCACCGGTCCCACTCCGCTCCATGGAGCGGACGTGGTCGTGCCCGACCTCCGCGGCGGATACAGCTACGTCATCGCCGCGCTCGCCGCCGAAGGAGAGTCGACCGTGCGCAACGTCGAGATCATCCGCCGCGGGTACGAGAAGTTCTTCGACAAGCTCACCGCCCTCGGCGCCGACTTCCGCGTGTCGTGA
- a CDS encoding RNA polymerase sigma factor has translation MTDTTLSSDAELVAAAARGSDDAFRTLYRAYARPVYWLAHSLVGTTPDAEDVTQETFLAAWRKLPGLELAGESLLPWLVTICRFQCANRIRRQQRDRLHAAAAVDETLPATVDVEKQVVDGALVERILAEVSALSPLDQDIFRLCAAEGYAYAAAAEHLGVTHGVVRNRLSRMRTHLRASIEPEGT, from the coding sequence ATGACCGACACGACCCTCTCGAGCGATGCGGAACTCGTCGCGGCCGCTGCGCGCGGCAGCGACGACGCGTTCCGCACGCTCTATCGCGCCTATGCGCGGCCCGTCTACTGGCTCGCGCATTCGCTGGTGGGAACGACACCCGACGCCGAGGACGTGACGCAGGAGACGTTCCTCGCCGCCTGGCGGAAGCTGCCGGGGCTGGAGCTGGCGGGAGAGTCGCTGCTGCCGTGGCTCGTGACGATCTGCCGCTTCCAGTGCGCCAACCGCATCCGGCGACAGCAACGCGACCGCCTGCACGCGGCTGCCGCGGTCGACGAGACGCTGCCCGCGACCGTCGACGTCGAGAAGCAGGTCGTGGACGGGGCGCTCGTCGAGCGGATCCTCGCCGAGGTCAGCGCGCTGAGCCCCCTCGACCAGGACATCTTCCGGCTGTGCGCGGCCGAGGGGTATGCCTACGCCGCGGCCGCGGAGCACCTCGGGGTGACCCACGGGGTCGTCCGCAATCGTCTGTCCCGCATGCGCACGCATCTGCGCGCCTCGATCGAACCGGAGGGGACATGA
- a CDS encoding TerC family protein, with product MELPVWFEVGSLVVLVLILVGDLLLILKRPHIPSTKESTLWVVFYVTLALVFAGLLWMFAGHEYAGQFIAGWLTEYSLSIDNLFVFVLIMGQFAVPRRYQQEVLMVGIIIALVLRGLFILAGAAIIEQFSWVFFIFGAFLIWTAWRQAFPRGDHDDDVKQESFIVRTLRRMVDISDDYDGAKVRTVVNGRKIFTPMIIVFAAIGMTDLLFAIDSIPAIFGITQNPFIVFTANLFALMGLRQLYFLLGDLLDRLKYLHYGIAFILAFIGVKLFLHAMHVNELPFINGGQHIDWAPEISTWTSLAVIVASMAVATIASLVASSRERRAAPVDASPTTPGAAAQAVADEKGTPPTVDGR from the coding sequence ATGGAGCTTCCCGTCTGGTTCGAAGTCGGCTCGCTCGTCGTCCTCGTGCTGATCCTCGTCGGCGACCTGCTGCTGATCCTCAAGCGGCCCCACATCCCCTCCACGAAGGAGTCGACCCTGTGGGTCGTCTTCTACGTGACCCTCGCCCTCGTCTTCGCGGGGCTCCTGTGGATGTTCGCGGGGCACGAGTACGCCGGACAGTTCATCGCCGGCTGGCTGACGGAATACAGTCTGTCGATCGACAACCTGTTCGTGTTCGTGCTGATCATGGGCCAGTTCGCGGTGCCGCGCCGCTACCAGCAGGAAGTGCTGATGGTCGGCATCATCATCGCGCTCGTCCTGCGGGGGCTGTTCATCCTCGCGGGCGCTGCGATCATCGAGCAGTTCAGCTGGGTGTTCTTCATCTTCGGTGCCTTCCTCATCTGGACGGCGTGGCGTCAGGCGTTCCCGCGCGGCGACCACGACGACGATGTGAAGCAGGAGTCGTTCATCGTCCGGACGCTGCGCCGCATGGTCGACATCAGCGACGACTACGACGGTGCCAAGGTGCGCACGGTCGTGAACGGCCGGAAGATCTTCACTCCGATGATCATCGTGTTCGCGGCGATCGGCATGACCGATCTGCTGTTCGCGATCGATTCGATCCCCGCGATCTTCGGCATCACCCAGAACCCGTTCATCGTGTTCACCGCGAACCTCTTCGCCCTGATGGGCCTGCGTCAGCTGTACTTCCTGCTCGGCGACCTGCTCGATCGCCTGAAGTACCTCCACTACGGCATCGCGTTCATCCTCGCCTTCATCGGTGTGAAGCTCTTCCTCCATGCCATGCACGTCAACGAGCTGCCCTTCATCAACGGCGGGCAGCACATCGACTGGGCGCCCGAGATCTCCACCTGGACCTCGCTCGCGGTGATCGTCGCCTCGATGGCCGTCGCCACCATCGCGAGTCTCGTCGCGTCCTCGCGCGAGCGCCGTGCCGCGCCGGTGGATGCCTCGCCGACCACTCCGGGCGCCGCGGCGCAGGCCGTGGCCGACGAGAAGGGCACCCCGCCCACGGTCGACGGGCGCTGA